actaaaatacgtctaagatacatccatttgagcgacaagtaatttCGGACGGAGGAAGTAGGAAACAACAGAAAGGCGTCCGAGAGACTGAGACAAGTTCAGAAAACTtaaaaaaaaaactaaatactTATTTTCCACCCAATTTGACCTCCCAGGTAGGGCAAAACAAATaaggaaacaaaaaaaagagTATCATGTCATCATTGTAATCAGGCTGAACGGTAGTGTGGCAGCGAAGAATCACAATCGCAATCATACCTGAAGTTGGCAGGCTGGTCTGGCCAGAGCTTGGTGTTCCTGCTCTCATGTGGCTGCGTGTGGAGGTAAAGTATGTCAGCCCAATCGAGCTTCTGAACCTCCGAGAAGACGAATAGTTGACCGTAGCCTTCCAGCTGCCCTCGCTCCTGAGCAAACTgtttcttcgtctccatgggtaaCTGAAAGAACTGCTGGATGCTGGCCTTCATTCCCTCTACCACATCGTCTGGGACGCTGTGGTTAATCAGCTGCAAGAACCAGTTACTTTCTAGTATCAGGATAAGGCAATTATAAGAGCAACTCAAGTCCTGGCAGGCCCTGTGAAGGCGTGCAGAGATGAAGCAATGGAAATTTTGAGCCAAGGAACTGACCTGGAAGAAGCCCCAGTCCAGGCAGGCCCTGTGAAGGCGTGCAGACTCCTCGCCACAGCGGTCCAGCTCCAGCTCCAGCAGCAGCCTCTGGTAGTCGATGACGGGGATCTGGGCCTCGCCGTCGCCAGCGACCGCCTCTGCGGGCCGGAGATACCTTGGCGACACGTCGGCTCCGCCGGTGGCCGCCACCATGGCCTGCACACTCGGGACAGGGAGAGATGCCATCTCCTGTTCCTTCAGGATAGTTCAAGTCTTCTGTCTACCTCACATCTTTTGACACATCTAGATGCTGGTACCGAGGCATCCAGTACTTTCACATTCAGAAATCCAGTCCACATATAATCACagaatactactccctccgtaaactaatataagagtgtttagatcactgctttagtgatctaaacactcttatattagtttacagagggagtacaaaccAGCTTGTCTTTTCTTTCCTGGGAAGTAACATAACACTGGATACAAAATTGAATCAATTGCACGATGATGCTCATAACCCACTTTGTGCAGGACATCAAAAACAGAGGAATTAACAATGGATAGGCAAGAACCAACCTATAAAATGTGATTAGAGAATAAGGGTTTATAAATTAAGTACATGGTCACGAGCAAGTACTGAAACCACAATTATATGTTTCACAAGTTCAGCTCCCTTGTGCTCTAACAAGACGGCTAGCTGTCGGAAACTAAATTCCAGAGCATGATCCTAAAGGGCACGGGTCCACGGTAGCCTCCGCAGGAAGGAGATGCGAATTCATTCACTCCCTCCACCGGTTGCCGCAGGAGGGGTTGCAGCACACGAAGAACAGAGTCATCCCCTCCTCCCCTCTTGCTGTAGCCTGCACATTATCATAAAGACAGCAACAAGTTAATAATTGCTGTATTCAGACATCTTCAGTCAAATTCTTTCTAAGAAGGACATTTTTCTACAGTCAAATTCTTTCTACAAAGGACATTTTGTAACTATTAAGAACATTCAAGCTTCACAGGTGGATGTTGATCTACCATAAAAACAGGGGGGAAATAATAACCGACCGCCAACTTCATTATGCAAGAGATATTAAGTTGCAGTCATTCTAAAGAGTAGAGGATGAAAGTTATCCTTGCTGTTGCATAAACATATCAGTTTAAGGCACAAACCAGAGGGATAATGTAGTTTGGACTGACAAGCCTCGACATAAGGTCAAAATGGGCAACATTTGGTACACAACAGCAACAAAAACAAGGCATGggttttgaaagaaaaaaattgtgCAGTGCCATGTGATGAATCATGCATGATATttgaagccatatatatatagaTGTAGATAAGAGGCAAATCAGCAAACAGGTTGGTGGCATGGACCTGGAAGAAGACTGCCTCGCCGTGGCCGCAGGCGGCGCAGCGGACGTCCTTGGTGCGGGGAAGGGTGGGGTCGGAAGCGACGTCCTGCAGGACCTGCGTGCGCTCCCCGGCCTCGTGATGCACGATGTTGCGGTAGACGCAGTTGTCGCCTGCCACCTCCTGGACCAAGCAAGCAATCAAGCAGGCATGAATTGGTGAAACATTCTTCTTCTATTTACCAAGTTTTTCGCAGGTTGGTGAAACATAGTTGGTGAGAAATGCTTGCTCTGTTTCCCAGTCTTGGCAGATTAGAAACGGAGGACCTATATTTAGAGCATTATTGCAGTAGAGGTTATGAAGTTGAGAGGAGATGCACACATTACTCGACTGGCTACCAATTCTGACGGCAAAGGAAAACGTGGACAGAACAAGTGCTGCACGGGCAGGCTTATGAGTCGGTGGAAATTGGGGGACCGATCGGATCGCCCGGCCGGGGTGTGGTCGATCGATCGAGCCGCGATTTGGCTTGGTGAGATGGCCGCGATTTGGGGGCCGGACGGACGAAAACCCTAGCTAGGATTTGGGGGCCGAGAAGAGAGAAATCGTGGCATGGCATGGCATTgcggaagggggcggcggcccggCGAGAGAGGGGAGGGTACCTGGTGCTCGCAGTTGCGGCAGGCGAAGAGGAGGACCTTCCGCTCCTTCTCCTCCTTGGGGTACAGGATGTTGTTGCTGCGAGTCGCCGCCGCCACCAATTCCGTCAGTTTTTAACCAAAATCGATCGGTCGATCAACTCCGATCCGGCCGTCGTTAGGGAGAAGGGGaagcgggaggaggaagaagggaggGGAGGCGCGTAGGTAGGTGCGTACCACTCGCGGCAGAACTTCATGGCgctcatggcggcggcggcggggttggATTTCCTCCTGCTGGCAAGTCGACGGGCAGATGACAGTCCTTTTCTTCTCTTGTGGGTTTCGTCGGGTCGGGGTTTATGTACGGACGGGACTCGAGTCGGTCTCACCGTCTCAGGTCGTTTCCGTTTGCTTATTACGGTTTTGCCCCTTTGCCCTATTGTTCATTAGGAGTAATCCCTtagtcccataatataagatggttttttttttgaaattatatAAGATGGTTTTTTGACACTAGTCCATAACactattttgagacggagggagtagtatttttCTATGCCTcctttgttttctcttttttttttgaaataaccACGTATATTTCACTAGACAAACGTATTACAATATGTCTTGCACAGGGGCGGAGCTAGGATTTCGACATGAGGGGGGCGAAACACTATTTGACTTAAAAGATTTTATATCACCGTATGTTAAGTCTCAATGTTAGCGTCGAAAATAAAGCATAAAATTATGGTTCGTAACTACAAAAAAATGATAATTCTCAACAAATTG
This genomic window from Aegilops tauschii subsp. strangulata cultivar AL8/78 chromosome 4, Aet v6.0, whole genome shotgun sequence contains:
- the LOC109771773 gene encoding DNA-directed RNA polymerases II, IV and V subunit 9A — protein: MSAMKFCRECNNILYPKEEKERKVLLFACRNCEHQEVAGDNCVYRNIVHHEAGERTQVLQDVASDPTLPRTKDVRCAACGHGEAVFFQATARGEEGMTLFFVCCNPSCGNRWRE